From a region of the Alnus glutinosa chromosome 1, dhAlnGlut1.1, whole genome shotgun sequence genome:
- the LOC133876934 gene encoding uncharacterized protein LOC133876934 has protein sequence MDRSNSSESQVFVNATKPEQTETITCMDCDSFNAAAEGKIEVFNDITYHQSLGLLLTPNKNSVLHIYITSLNFKFKSTTPIAKSESTTNFVEEILKKCHSLLRQANAKGETPLHIAARYGHDDIVEVLIKYCAQTLHQDLEGGIELVKEMFRMTNKEKDTALHEAVRYNHLKIVKLLIEKDPNFSYSTNDAGETPLYIVAERGFEDVVFEILDKCKSPMHGGPLGRTTLHATVIRKDQGITRGILDKIEGISKIVDNNGWTPLHFAAYLLHRDDVARMLLDKDRNAAYMKDTKGRTALHIAAHQGNSGIVSLIVSRCPDCCELVDDRGWNVLHFAIKGAPYFRLEGIIEIFLENSCLSNLLNEKNADGDTPLHYYYNSLGSAKNFVGHPRVDKMAFNKKNLSTWNIAFANIGKFLEVKESEIWKNFPYPRPRRVIGYEDGHTTKLDEWKKEKEKRDEERRSILKKASEAHLVVGALITTVTFAAYITMPGGFVDGGEDSSHPDSALLKKNAAFTAFIVIDTISMVLSNSVVFIHLLMPFLFSKNYDEEFRTFFNEERRDSLLYMAFRVILWAMIAMVLAFVTGTYVVLEPSLGLAIANCIIGLTFFAILFFPDTEPWDAGFLPSRWLSVKPRGEAVRTLERGVHAAASALPSPTRVDSSPPPVCCRWIPGDLVVHLMVRGSLVRPAIVDLRSKL, from the exons ATGGATCGCTCCAATTCATCTGAATCTCAGGTATTTGTTAATGCTACTAAGCCCGAGCAAACAGAAACCATCACTTGCATGGATTGTGATTCCTTCAATGCTGCAGCAGAAGGCAAAATCGAGGTCTTCAATGATATCACCTATCATCAGTCTCTTGGCCTCCTACTAACCCCAAATAAAAACTCAGTCCTCCATATTTACATTACATCcctaaatttcaaattcaaatcaaCAACCCCCATTGCAAAATCGGAATCAACAACTAACTTTGTGGAAGAAATTCTTAAAAAGTGTCACTCATTGTTACGGCAAGCCAATGCCAAAGGTGAAACTCCATTGCACATTGCGGCAAGGTACGGGCATGATGACATAGTGGAAGTTCTAATCAAATATTGCGCCCAAACTCTCCATCAAGACCTTGAAGGTGGGATTGAACTAGTAAAGGAAATGTTCAGAATgactaacaaagaaaaagacacGGCTTTGCACGAGGCTGTACGTTATAATCACCTTAAGATTGTAAAATTGTTGATCGAAAAAGACCCAAATTTTTCATATTCTACTAACGATGCTGGTGAGACTCCACTTTATATAGTTGCCGAGAGAGGGTTTGAAGATGTGGTGTTCGAAATTTTAGACAAATGCAAATCACCAATGCATGGGGGGCCCCTTGGTAGGACGACTTTGCATGCTACCGTAATAAGGAAGGATCAAG gtATAACCAGAGGAATCCTGGATAAAATTGAAGGTATAAGTAAAATAGTTGACAATAACGGTTGGACTCCGCTTCATTTCGCTGCATACTTGTTACATCGTGATGACGTAGCAAGAATGTTGTTAGATAAAGATAGAAATGCAGCATACATGAAAGACACAAAGGGTAGGACAGCTCTTCATATTGCAGCTCATCAAGGTAATAGTGGTATAGTGTCTCTCATTGTATCAAGGTGTCCAGATTGTTGTGAATTGGTTGATGACAGAGGTTGGAATGTACTCCATTTTGCTATCAAAGGAGCTCCCTACTTTCGTTTAGAGGGGATCATTGAAATTTTCTTAGAAAATTCGTGTCTCAGCAACCTTTTGAATGAGAAGAATGCCGATGGGGATACACCTCTTCATTATTATTACAATTCTTTGGGATCAGCAAAGAATTTCGTTGGTCACCCTCGAGTCGACAAGATggctttcaacaaaaaaaacctCAGCACATGGAACATCGCTTTTGCTAATATTGGAAAATTCCTAGAAGTAAAG GAATCTGAGATTTGGAAGAACTTTCCATATCCACGACCTCGACGAGTAATAGGTTACGAAGATGGTCATACCACAAAACTAGATGAgtggaagaaggagaaggagaagagggACGAAGAGAGGAGATCAATATTGAAGAAAGCATCCGAAGCCCATTTGGTAGTGGGTGCACTCATTACAACTGTGACCTTTGCAGCATATATTACCATGCCTGGGGGATTTGTGGATGGTGGAGAAGACTCATCACACCCAGACTCTgcacttctcaaaaaaaatgCTGCTTTCACAGCATTCATTGTTATAGATACCATATCCATGGTATTGTCAAATTCTGTTGTTTTTATCCACCTATTGATGCCATTTCTTTTTAGCAAGAATTATGATGAAGAATTCCGCACGTTTTTCAATGAAGAGCGTCGTGATAGTCTTCTCTATATGGCCTTCAGGGTCATTTTGTGGGCCATGATAGCAATGGTTCTGGCATTTGTGACGGGCACATATGTTGTGTTAGAGCCTTCCTTGGGTCTTGCCATTGCCAATTGTATCATTGGCTTAACCTTCTTCGCTATCCTCTTTTTT CCCGACACTGAGCCGTGGGATGCTGGTTTTCTTCCCTCTCGGTGGCTCTCTGTGAAACCAAGAGGTGAAG CTGTCCGTACACTGGAGCGTGGTGTGCACGCGGCAGCAAGTGCTCTTCCCTCGCCAACGCGTGTTGACTCTTCTCCTCCTCCAGTTTGCTGTCGGTGGATCCCAGGAGATTTGGTGGTTCATCTGATGGTGAGGGGTTCTCTGGTGAGG CCTGCTATAGTAGATCTTAGATCTAAATTGTAA